TTTTCTACTTTTTTGTTGGTAAAATCCGATTTCAACTCCTGACTATCAACAGAAACATCATTTATAACCCTATCCCCAACGTCAACTAAAGGTTCTACTTTGGTAACATTCGAATTTAGTCCAGTATTCTCAACAGAGATTTCTCTAATATTTCTATTCTCCCCAATAATAACCGGTTCCCGCTTGAAAATATCCGGGATTGAAACCAGGGTTCTTAAAAAATATCTCACGAATATTCAACGGTTCCTCAAAATTGGAGCCTTGATTGAGAGAGTTTTGTGTAAAACTTGGATTCACAACCGGAGTTTCTTGAGTATTTCTAGATTTATCTGAGATTACTCCCTGATCGAAAGGATTTGAGGCTATATTTGAATTCTCTGCAGAAATTCCCTGAATATTCCTGAGGTTCCCACCAGTTTGCGCACTCAAAACATTGGGAAAATTTGTTCCAAATCCTTCAGAAACGTGTCTAACATTCCTATTGTTCccaatatcatcatcatcatctccttcataaatttccaaatctagttcCCTATTTGAATTGGGAATCTCTCTAGCGTTCCTCTTCTCTTCCACCATCTCATCGCTGGAAAGTTCCAAATTCATTTCTCTACTCAAATCAGGGGTTTCACGAGCATTTCTGTGTACATCAGTATTTTCTTGGTTGGACAAACTGGGTTCCATATCTTGGATTCCATTCTGGATTTCATCCACTTCTCTCTCAAAATGCATGTATTTTCCTCCCATTTTTGattcattttcaacaagttCTCTATCACTAACATCTcgtatatttttcatattatctccttccacttctctctcaaaattcatatattttccttccatttttgattcattttcaacaagttCTCTATCACTAACATCTCGTATATTTCTCATATTATCTCCGTCCACTTCTCTCTCAAAATTCATATATTTTCCTTCCATTTTTGACTCATTTTCAACAAGTTCTTTATCGCTAACATCTCGTATATTTCTCATATTATCTCCCACCAAGCTCTCATCGTCAGTAAACAAAGTAGGATCCAAGATTCCAGGGGAATCTTCCAAGTTTTCAGAGTTTAAATcaagattttcaaaattttgtcTAGAAAATTTCGATTCCAAAATTCCTCTTTCATCAGATATCTCTCTAACTCCTCTTTTATCACTTTTTTCTTCGTCTTCACTTTCATTGGAAGCTCCTCTTTCAACTCGTCctctattttcaatattttcatcctcatttttatttgaattttgattgaaaacatcAGAACCTATCAAGGAGGGGTTTTCTGTATCCCTTACATTCTTCTGGGCTCCCCCTTTAATTGTTCGTCCATTTTCTACGCTCCCCTCAGCattattctcattcatatttTCACCCAAAACTCCAtcagaatttgataaaaaagGTCCCTGTACCTCCCTAGCTTTCCTTTCGAggttttcttccaaattttcgTCAGAATTTGAAGCGTAATTGGAAGGTATCCCAAGGTATTCATCACCATCTGAATCTTGATttccttttttaaaatttgtttcaagATCCAATCCTGGGTCTCCAATAATCTCTCTAGTATTTCGCACATTTCCTTCCAAACCTTGACTGTCTTTTATCAAATTGCTTTTTATCATATCTTGAGGACTTGTCAACATCTCCTTCAAATTTCCATCTTCTTTCAGCTTATCTAGGCTTGAAAGATCAGACCCAATCATAGGGTTCTTATCGTCCAAACTCCTTCCATTCCTAAGATTATCTCTCTCAAAACCCTGATTTTCCCCacgatttctcaaattttcaactGAATCTGTTCCAATAGGAGACGCATTATGAACATCTCTTACAACTCTTTGgctattttcattcaatctttCGTCGTTTGAATTTTGATCAACAATTCCCTCAAAAGCTGATTTATCATCAACTTCTCTAGCATTTCTGTTCTTAGATTCGActtcttctaaatttttatttaaactcTGTTGAGAATCACCAACTTCCCTCACATTTCTATTGCTTTCTCCTTCAAAATTCTGATCTCCATCCAACGAAGTTTCAGAGATTATACTGGgataaatttccaatttatttgaaatcaaCGGAATATCATTCTGAGAGTTTGTTAGTTTTGGAGCATCCTCTAAACTTCCCTTTGGGACAAGAACTTCCCTAATTTTTCTATTACTTTCCAGaatttcttcctttttcaacttATTAAAGGATTCTGATTCTTCCTGTATTTCATTCTCTGATTCCTGTATATTTTGGTTCAAATTActggaaccaatcagagagcttgTACCAATAACTTGCCTCGCATTTCGTTTCAAATTCTCCTCATGACAATCGTCTCCAATTGACTTCAAAATATTCGAATTTATCACATCAATTTCAGAACCTGGTTTCCTGGGCACTTCTCTAGAATATCTATTATCAATGTTCTCTTCGAGACATGTATCTTGTTTTGTATCATCACTTGAAACATTTGTATCAAATACGGAACCTGTATCAGAATCATTTGTATCAAACCCCGGCTCTGTATCAAATACTTCCCTGGTATTTCTCACTGGATTTTCTTTCTGACATGTACCTTCATTTGAAATCTCTGTATCAAACATGGAGTGTATATCAACTCTAGAACCTGTATCAAGTATTTCTCTCACATTTCTTCCTGAATTTTCTTCAATACGATTATTATCTACTTGTGGATTAAAATTTGAAGCTAGATTCTCTGCAAATACTTCTCTAGTATTTCTTCGGGGATTCTCGACTTTGTTGTACGAATTTGGGGCGAGATTTGAAGGGGTTTGAAGAAAGTTTTGGGGTGGTATTGCTTGGTTTTTAGTGATATCTTGACTTGAGATTTCAACGGGAGTCCTGCTTCCTACAAAAGATAAGAAATAatctttcaaatattgaataaattaggAGTGAATTTGAGATTTCAGACAGTTCTATTGATGAAGGAacttattcaaattattcaagtttatcGAGAGGTAGAACCCATATACACTTACAAGCATTCATTTCAAGATTCAAGCTCATATCAAGCCTGAGATCTGGAAATTGGAGTTAAAAATGGTCTTataaactctctctctctctctctctgatgaATTCGATATAAATTGTCTTAGAAAACTTTCTTTTCAATGAAAGAAGTATTCAGATTCCCGTTTTCTAACAGGTTGATCCCATAATATAAGCCTTTAAACCATTCATGTCTATTTACCAAGCGTATATAAAActcaagtatttttcaaactttctaAACATTTTCCGCATTGGAAGGCAAATTCTCAAATACTATACTGTTTCTCctatttttgttttactttAAAATTGTCATCTTAGAGGCTAGTCACACAatgattagtcaagacaagactagtcacgtttagtcacaatacttcacattgctgcttatgacgcaacacacactgattagtcattgcaattagacatgactccataagcaactatgtgaagtattgtgactaaacgtgactggtcttgtcttgactaaacggtgtgtgaccagcctttaTAATTATTCTCTATCGAGATTCACTTTACAtttacttcaataattattacttcaagTTAGTCTTCAAACTCTGATAAAACACTCGTTTTGAAACATgagattgatttttttcttataaaaGTTACCAGCTTTTGTCTCAACTACTGAAACTCCACCTCAACCAGTCaatatattttgatttattgaaagagAATCTGAACgttcaaatcattcaaaacaaaacACTAATAATGTGATGTTCTGCTACATTTATTCCTATTACTTACTCTCCTGAAAATATCCATAAGACGTCCAAATATTCAtcttcatttatctatttatcctAAACCGTCTCAATTCTCAATTCTCAATTCTTTTATTTGCcatcaatacaatttacaataaattattcaagaaagtcatagaaataaaaataaaacatagcttacaatcaaaacaaaagttataaattaaatatatttaaatcaaaatctattcattaaGGCAACAACCcagcaaggaaaatcctgtccGCTGGGCGTGAgcatcagttcaatattattatatcaaatattattttattattattaaaataaaataaatatggcAAAATTTTAGAATCACGTAAGTAACAAAAAATaaggttgaaaaaaatgtatattataaaatattatcgagAGTAAAGAAAAATGTCtcaattatccatttatttatctgtGTCCCATGTCTATACTCAGTTAAAAATTGCATACCATTtggataaaattaattaattttggtgcttaaataatttaattgtcgCGTAAGCATCGACAAGTCATGGTTAAGTTAGTGTGATTTATGTTGAAtacattatgaaaatttaacctGAAATTATATGTGGCTAGATTATTCCTTATTgtaaatttatctttattttttcttatgtagtagagaatttttttatatatagttGGCGTATGGTCATTACCTTGAATTCATCAAATGTGTCCCTGCTTGGATGAATTCTTGGTCTATTCAGAATagtctttattatcatttttttgaaTGACAAAATCCTATTTATTATGTGATCATAAGTTCCCCCCCATACTCCTAACGCATATTGCAGAATTGACTGAACGTATCCATGATAAATTAGTTTAACTCctgtatatttaataatttacggattttgtaaaatatataagGTATAAATTTTAGCCTTTTACAAATGAATTCTATATGCATGTCCCACTTGAGATGACAGTCTATCATAATCCCCAAATACTTGACCACTTTTTCCTGTTTTAGTTTCGGGCAAGCACATTCTCCCCACGTCTCGGATTCACAATTCGTGTGTATTTTAAGTACAATTTCGtctacttttaaaaattaaatattttgaataatagagAATGAGAAACCATGGAATTCTTTCCcattggaaaaaaattgtttatcattggaggaaaaatattTATCCTAAAGtctacttttaaaaattaaatattttgaataatagagAATGAGAAACCCTTAAATTCTTCCCCATTGGAGAAAAATTGTTAGCATGGCAAGGTAAAAGACCTATTGGAGTTTTTATCAAGTGTCACATGAACAACAACCATAATAATTACCGTataaaattcacaaaaaaatttcTTCCACTCACCTCCAAAACTCCGTGGAGCTCCATAGTCTGCGGCCAGAACAAGGACAGCTATTTCCAACTGAAAAGGAaggtaaaataaattgaaacaaaagTAACTAGGAGCTTCAGTTTTTTGATCGATCTGATGTTACTTCTAAGGACATAGTggatatttgataaattttattgtaatttcaactattaatatttcatttacTTTCATCCAATCATTTGTGCGTTAACATGGAaagttaaaaattaattgagtaagctgtgtttacactaaatttatcaacaaaatgtaaataaatatcatTGGATTCTATTAGTTTGAACATATAACTTATAACataatgaacatatgtgtttgtcaagttacattcaatctaattgaatctataaggattaagttattaacatttttttaataactttggtgtgaacgcagctttcgTGTAAGAAAGAGAGACAACATAATTCACGTTTCTTTCATTATGAAACAATACTATAGCATACAGCATTGGTTGGATGAGAGgtatgtatttatttgaaaattatttatgtggAATTCTGAGTCATTCCCGTCATGACCTCttgcaaaacaaaattttaaaaaattgtaaattggtACGGTGTAAtcgcacg
Above is a window of Nilaparvata lugens isolate BPH unplaced genomic scaffold, ASM1435652v1 scaffold6129, whole genome shotgun sequence DNA encoding:
- the LOC111059154 gene encoding probable serine/threonine-protein kinase DDB_G0282963; protein product: MRNLTKPCLCFIITLLEIAVLVLAADYGAPRSFGGSRTPVEISSQDITKNQAIPPQNFLQTPSNLAPNSYNKVENPRRNTREVFAENLASNFNPQVDNNRIEENSGRNVREILDTGSRVDIHSMFDTEISNEGTCQKENPVRNTREVFDTEPGFDTNDSDTGSVFDTNVSSDDTKQDTCLEENIDNRYSREVPRKPGSEIDVINSNILKSIGDDCHEENLKRNARQVIGTSSLIGSSNLNQNIQESENEIQEESESFNKLKKEEILESNRKIREVLVPKGSLEDAPKLTNSQNDIPLISNKLEIYPSIISETSLDGDQNFEGESNRNVREVGDSQQSLNKNLEEVESKNRNAREVDDKSAFEGIVDQNSNDERLNENSQRVVRDVHNASPIGTDSVENLRNRGENQGFERDNLRNGRSLDDKNPMIGSDLSSLDKLKEDGNLKEMLTSPQDMIKSNLIKDSQGLEGNVRNTREIIGDPGLDLETNFKKGNQDSDGDEYLGIPSNYASNSDENLEENLERKAREVQGPFLSNSDGVLGENMNENNAEGSVENGRTIKGGAQKNVRDTENPSLIGSDVFNQNSNKNEDENIENRGRVERGASNESEDEEKSDKRGVREISDERGILESKFSRQNFENLDLNSENLEDSPGILDPTLFTDDESLVGDNMRNIRDVSDKELVENESKMEGKYMNFEREVDGDNMRNIRDVSDRELVENESKMEGKYMNFEREVEGDNMKNIRDVSDRELVENESKMGGKYMHFEREVDEIQNGIQDMEPSLSNQENTDVHRNARETPDLSREMNLELSSDEMVEEKRNAREIPNSNRELDLEIYEGDDDDDIGNNRNVRHVSEGFGTNFPNVLSAQTGGNLRNIQGISAENSNIASNPFDQGVISDKSRNTQETPVVNPSFTQNSLNQGSNFEEPLNIREIFFKNPGFNPGYFQAGTGYYWGE